A section of the Rhodobacteraceae bacterium M382 genome encodes:
- the deoC gene encoding deoxyribose-phosphate aldolase: MDNQTAEHTTHLPLVTEPRNPGMALNLDWVRAVQANTSAVERRAATLPGRRSVKKDYQAAWMLKAISCIDLTTLSGDDTVGRVRRLCAKARQPVRTDMLDALGMPGLTTGAVCVYHDMITTAVDALRGSGIPVAAVSTGFPAGLSPFHLRVAEIEESVKAGAHEIDIVISRRHVLTGDWQALYDEMRAFRHACGDAHVKAILATGELGSLRNVARASLVCMMAGADFIKTSTGKESVNATLPVTLVMIRAIRDYFDRTGYRVGYKPAGGISKAKDAVVYLSLIKEELGDRWLQPDLFRFGASSLLGDIERQLEHHLTGHYSAGYRHAMG; encoded by the coding sequence ATGGATAACCAAACAGCAGAACACACAACGCATTTGCCGCTGGTGACGGAACCGCGCAACCCCGGCATGGCGTTGAACCTGGATTGGGTCCGGGCGGTGCAGGCGAACACGTCGGCCGTTGAACGCCGCGCGGCCACCCTTCCCGGGCGGCGCAGCGTGAAAAAGGACTATCAGGCGGCCTGGATGCTCAAGGCGATCAGCTGCATCGACCTGACCACCCTGTCCGGCGACGATACAGTCGGGCGGGTTCGACGCCTATGCGCCAAGGCGCGCCAACCAGTGCGCACCGACATGCTGGACGCATTGGGAATGCCCGGACTGACCACCGGAGCAGTCTGTGTCTATCACGACATGATCACCACCGCCGTGGACGCCTTGCGTGGGTCTGGCATTCCGGTGGCCGCAGTGTCGACCGGTTTTCCCGCCGGACTGTCACCGTTCCATTTGCGCGTCGCCGAAATCGAAGAGAGTGTTAAGGCAGGCGCACATGAGATCGACATCGTTATTTCGCGGCGTCACGTGCTGACCGGGGACTGGCAGGCACTGTATGATGAAATGCGCGCCTTTCGCCACGCTTGCGGCGACGCCCACGTCAAGGCGATCCTAGCCACTGGTGAGCTGGGCAGCCTGCGCAATGTGGCACGTGCCTCATTGGTGTGCATGATGGCCGGGGCCGATTTCATTAAAACGTCAACCGGCAAGGAAAGCGTCAATGCCACCCTGCCAGTGACGCTGGTGATGATCCGGGCAATACGCGACTACTTTGACCGCACCGGGTATCGGGTTGGTTATAAACCGGCCGGCGGTATCTCCAAGGCCAAGGACGCCGTGGTGTATCTGTCTCTGATCAAGGAAGAGCTGGGCGACCGCTGGCTGCAACCCGACCTGTTCCGCTTTGGCGCGTCGTCCCTGTTGGGCGATATTGAACGCCAGCTGGAACACCACCTGACCGGCCATTATTCCGCCGGATACCGGCATGCTATGGGCTGA
- a CDS encoding zinc ABC transporter substrate-binding protein — MRIRRFALIVTSLLLPLIGGQAMAQEPMKVVATTGMIADAARQVGGDQVKVKGLMGPGVDPHAYRQTRSDIVAMTRADLVLWHGLYLEAQMEDFFHDLERKRNVVAVADGLPRDVLRGHDSYADKFDPHVWMTPVLWKQMVRQVQKALTDTRPESAEFFAANADAHLADLDRLIAYGTETLASVPVSNKVLVTAHDAFGYFGRDFGFEVLGIQGISTQSEAGLNRISELVDMLADRKISAVFVESSVSDRSIRALIEGAASKGHEVKIGGELFSDAMGADGTYEGTYLGMLDHNMTTIAGALGAEVPERGMDGKLSAGF; from the coding sequence ATGCGGATTCGCCGGTTTGCTCTGATCGTCACTTCACTGCTTCTCCCGTTGATCGGGGGACAGGCGATGGCGCAGGAGCCAATGAAAGTCGTTGCCACAACTGGCATGATCGCGGATGCCGCGCGCCAGGTTGGCGGGGACCAAGTCAAGGTCAAAGGGCTGATGGGTCCCGGGGTTGACCCACATGCCTACCGTCAGACCCGCAGCGACATTGTCGCCATGACACGTGCCGATCTGGTGCTGTGGCATGGTCTCTATCTCGAAGCGCAGATGGAAGACTTCTTTCACGATCTGGAGCGCAAGCGCAACGTCGTCGCCGTCGCTGATGGCCTGCCCAGGGACGTTCTGCGCGGTCATGATTCCTATGCGGACAAATTCGACCCACATGTCTGGATGACACCGGTTCTGTGGAAGCAGATGGTACGCCAAGTGCAAAAGGCACTGACAGATACCCGACCAGAATCAGCCGAGTTTTTTGCCGCAAACGCGGATGCGCATCTGGCAGATCTGGACCGGCTGATTGCCTATGGAACCGAAACACTGGCCAGCGTTCCGGTCAGCAACAAGGTGCTGGTCACAGCCCATGATGCCTTTGGATATTTTGGGCGGGATTTTGGGTTTGAGGTGCTGGGAATTCAGGGAATATCGACCCAATCCGAAGCCGGGCTGAACCGGATCAGCGAACTGGTCGACATGCTCGCGGATCGCAAGATTTCAGCTGTCTTTGTCGAAAGCTCGGTTTCGGATCGGTCGATCCGCGCCTTGATCGAAGGTGCTGCGTCGAAGGGCCACGAGGTTAAAATTGGCGGCGAACTTTTCTCGGACGCAATGGGTGCCGACGGTACCTATGAAGGCACCTATTTAGGGATGCTGGACCATAATATGACAACAATAGCCGGGGCGCTTGGCGCCGAAGTGCCCGAGCGCGGCATGGATGGCAAGCTTTCGGCAGGGTTTTGA
- a CDS encoding metal ABC transporter ATP-binding protein yields the protein MTLELASNQGQAPAEKGLEHSPLAIRGLTVTYGQKPAVFSVDMTVEPGKMTAIIGPNGAGKSTTLKAALGIIKPVSGQVQVFGKPLEDQRARIAYVPQRASVDWDFPTRVIDVVLMGLYRELGLLGRLRNRHKARAMECLNRVGMHDFSDRQIGQLSGGQQQRVFLARALAQEADLYLLDEPFAGVDAATEKAIINVLKSLRKSGKTVVVVHHDLATVPEYFDNVFLINTRKVAEGSVATTFTAETLQAAYGGRLATAQVDQLTLAAG from the coding sequence ATGACATTGGAATTGGCAAGCAATCAGGGTCAGGCACCAGCGGAAAAAGGGTTGGAACACAGCCCGCTGGCCATTCGTGGTTTGACTGTGACCTATGGTCAGAAACCAGCGGTGTTTTCTGTCGACATGACCGTCGAACCGGGCAAGATGACTGCCATAATCGGTCCCAATGGGGCCGGAAAATCCACCACGCTCAAAGCTGCATTGGGCATCATCAAGCCGGTCTCGGGGCAAGTGCAGGTGTTCGGCAAGCCGCTGGAGGATCAGCGCGCCCGCATTGCCTATGTCCCGCAACGTGCCAGTGTAGACTGGGACTTTCCCACGCGAGTGATCGACGTCGTCCTGATGGGGCTGTATCGCGAATTGGGCCTGCTGGGGCGTCTGCGCAATCGGCACAAGGCCCGCGCGATGGAGTGCCTGAACCGGGTCGGTATGCATGATTTTTCGGATCGTCAGATCGGTCAGTTGTCCGGTGGCCAGCAACAACGTGTCTTCCTGGCGCGTGCGTTGGCGCAGGAGGCGGATCTGTACCTGTTGGACGAACCGTTTGCCGGGGTGGATGCCGCCACCGAAAAGGCAATCATCAATGTCCTCAAATCCCTGCGTAAATCGGGCAAGACCGTTGTCGTTGTTCATCATGATTTGGCAACTGTGCCCGAATATTTTGACAATGTGTTCCTGATCAACACGCGCAAAGTTGCCGAAGGATCTGTTGCGACAACCTTTACCGCCGAAACCTTGCAGGCCGCCTATGGCGGGCGGCTGGCCACTGCACAGGTGGATCAGCTGACACTGGCCGCGGGGTAA
- a CDS encoding metal ABC transporter permease, with translation MLFEALTLQLGYNATLVAIGATLLGVSAGVTGTFLFLRKRALVSDAVSHATLPGVCVAFILMAMLGGDGRNLVGLLLGSAVSAGIGLWCLNWLTRNTRLAEDAAIGAVLSVFFGFGIVLLTVIQTLGVGRQAGLEGFLLGSTSGMLWADALVIAGGGAVTLFLILLLRRPMTLVAFDPEYAAARGLPVDRIDLAMMGLVMAVTVVGLKIVGLILIVALLIIPAVTARFWTERSDHVVLLAGLTGGISAYLGAAISASAPNLPTGPIIVLMSFALFALSMLLAPNRGVLAAILRYVRFQRRVHVRQGLLALSQGQPIYEKLTLRLLNRAGLVRLDGVATDTGRARAAKALRDEKRWEVVRSDQAHEAAAALYDGLREIETVLTRDQIDEIDRRIGGPKEVPA, from the coding sequence ATGCTGTTCGAAGCTCTGACGCTTCAGCTTGGCTATAACGCCACGCTGGTGGCTATTGGTGCGACCCTGCTGGGGGTTTCAGCCGGTGTCACCGGGACTTTCCTGTTTCTGCGCAAGCGGGCTTTGGTCAGCGATGCGGTATCTCATGCGACGCTTCCTGGAGTATGCGTGGCCTTCATCCTCATGGCCATGCTGGGCGGGGATGGGCGAAATCTGGTGGGTCTCTTGCTGGGCTCGGCGGTGTCGGCTGGAATCGGTCTGTGGTGTCTCAACTGGTTGACTCGCAACACACGGCTGGCCGAAGACGCGGCAATCGGTGCCGTGTTGTCGGTGTTCTTTGGGTTTGGGATTGTGCTGCTGACTGTCATCCAAACGCTGGGTGTGGGTCGCCAGGCGGGTCTCGAGGGGTTCCTGTTGGGCTCGACCTCTGGGATGTTGTGGGCCGATGCGTTGGTGATTGCGGGCGGCGGGGCGGTTACCCTGTTTCTGATCCTTCTGCTGCGCAGGCCGATGACGTTGGTGGCATTTGATCCCGAATATGCGGCTGCGCGCGGGTTGCCCGTCGACAGGATTGATCTGGCGATGATGGGGCTGGTTATGGCTGTAACGGTTGTGGGGCTCAAGATCGTGGGGCTAATCCTGATCGTCGCCCTGTTGATCATTCCCGCTGTCACAGCCCGTTTCTGGACCGAACGAAGTGATCATGTGGTGCTGTTGGCGGGTCTGACGGGTGGCATATCCGCCTATCTGGGGGCGGCGATTTCCGCGTCGGCCCCGAACCTGCCAACAGGTCCGATCATCGTGTTGATGAGCTTTGCGCTGTTTGCCTTGTCGATGCTGCTTGCCCCCAATCGTGGTGTTTTGGCCGCGATCTTGCGCTATGTTCGCTTTCAGCGCCGGGTGCACGTTCGTCAAGGCTTGTTGGCGTTGTCCCAAGGGCAGCCAATCTATGAAAAATTGACTCTGAGATTGCTCAACCGTGCCGGATTGGTGCGCCTGGACGGGGTCGCTACGGACACAGGTCGCGCACGCGCCGCCAAGGCGCTACGCGACGAGAAACGTTGGGAAGTGGTGCGTTCAGACCAGGCGCATGAAGCCGCTGCCGCGCTGTATGACGGGTTGCGTGAAATCGAAACCGTGCTGACCCGTGATCAAATTGATGAAATCGACCGCCGAATCGGCGGGCCAAAAGAGGTGCCGGCATGA
- a CDS encoding metal ABC transporter permease, translating into MSGEEFVPLSLTPLLIGTFAAVACALPGNFLLLRRQALIGDAISHVVLPGIVVAFLITGAISAWPMMLGAAGAAVVAVVMIEAIRRLGRIEPGAAMGVVFTTMFAGGVLLLEQTDTSTVHLDVEHALYGNLESLIWLDAVGWASLLDTQALAHLPVELPRMALTLVGVLVFTALFWRALKISTFDEGFARTMGIRVNMLGMALVITAAIAAVAAFDAVGSIIVIAMFICPPAAARMMTNRLEGQVGWSVVFAVISAVLGYVLAGYGPMWIGGSDAVSAAGMIATVSGVILALAAKFGPCRNRTGAPVSA; encoded by the coding sequence ATGAGTGGTGAAGAATTTGTCCCCCTGTCGCTGACACCTTTGCTGATCGGCACATTTGCCGCTGTGGCCTGTGCGTTACCTGGCAATTTTCTGTTGTTGCGGCGTCAGGCGCTGATCGGTGATGCGATCAGCCATGTGGTGTTGCCCGGGATCGTGGTGGCCTTTTTGATCACCGGGGCCATTTCGGCCTGGCCGATGATGCTGGGGGCCGCCGGGGCGGCGGTGGTTGCCGTGGTGATGATCGAAGCAATTCGCCGGTTGGGTCGGATCGAACCGGGGGCAGCCATGGGGGTGGTGTTCACCACAATGTTTGCCGGGGGTGTTCTGCTGCTCGAACAGACCGATACTTCGACCGTGCATCTTGATGTGGAACACGCGCTATACGGCAACCTTGAAAGCCTGATCTGGCTGGATGCTGTGGGCTGGGCATCGTTGCTGGATACCCAGGCACTGGCGCATCTGCCGGTCGAACTGCCCCGCATGGCTTTGACTCTCGTCGGAGTGCTGGTGTTTACCGCACTCTTCTGGCGCGCGCTCAAGATCTCGACCTTTGACGAAGGGTTTGCCCGGACCATGGGGATCCGGGTCAATATGTTGGGCATGGCGCTGGTCATCACTGCTGCGATTGCCGCTGTGGCCGCCTTTGATGCAGTGGGGTCGATTATCGTGATAGCGATGTTTATCTGTCCGCCCGCTGCGGCGCGTATGATGACCAACCGGCTCGAGGGGCAAGTCGGGTGGAGTGTTGTCTTTGCCGTGATTTCGGCGGTTCTGGGGTATGTTCTGGCAGGCTATGGCCCGATGTGGATTGGCGGCAGTGACGCGGTTTCGGCAGCAGGTATGATTGCTACTGTTTCGGGCGTCATCCTCGCTCTGGCAGCAAAATTTGGCCCGTGTCGCAACCGCACAGGTGCCCCTGTTTCGGCATGA
- the mutL gene encoding DNA mismatch repair endonuclease MutL, which produces MAHANPNISENRPVIRQLDDSAINRIAAGEVVERPASAVKELVENAIDAGATRITIDIADGGKTLIRVTDDGCGMPPDELPLALSRHATSKIDGSDLLNIHTFGFRGEALPSLGAVGRLTIISRAEGYDAAQIRVSGGQMDPVKPAALRSGTIVELRDLFFATPARLKFMRSDRAESQAIGDVVKRLAMAEPSVGFTLRDVSGGGEGRVTFRADPLSGDLFDALHGRLAQVLGREFAENALRIDATRDGIRLYGYAALPTYSRGASVAQFLFVNTRPVKDKTLQGALRAAYFDFLSRDRHPAAALFIDCDPTLVDVNVHPAKSEVRFRDPGIARGLIVSALRHALAEAGHRASTTVADATLGAMRPEQPSQTRVYQMDRPSLGARVANYAAQRPANPEPFGFEDLKQDYSGRVVETPLEPTQSEDPASTEEQHPLGAARGQVHENYIIAQTADGMVIVDQHAAHERLVYEKLKNQMAENGVAAQALLIPEIVELSDNDCARLVDVADELSKFGLTIEPFGGNAVAVRETPAILGEVNATAMIRDILDELDDQGTSQLVQAKVEAILSRVACHGSIRSGRRMRGEEMNALLREMEATPHSGQCNHGRPTYVELKLADIERLFGRS; this is translated from the coding sequence ATGGCACATGCGAACCCCAATATCAGCGAAAACCGCCCCGTCATCCGTCAACTTGATGACAGCGCAATCAACCGTATTGCGGCGGGCGAAGTCGTCGAACGCCCGGCTTCCGCGGTCAAGGAACTGGTGGAAAACGCCATTGATGCGGGGGCAACCCGGATCACCATCGACATTGCCGATGGCGGCAAGACCCTGATCCGTGTCACCGACGACGGATGTGGTATGCCTCCGGACGAGCTGCCTCTGGCCCTGTCGCGTCATGCAACATCCAAGATTGACGGCTCGGACCTGCTCAACATTCACACCTTTGGGTTTCGCGGTGAAGCGCTGCCTTCTCTGGGTGCGGTGGGCCGCCTGACGATCATCAGCCGGGCCGAAGGGTACGACGCCGCTCAGATTCGGGTGTCTGGCGGGCAGATGGATCCGGTCAAACCAGCGGCGCTGCGATCAGGTACAATTGTAGAACTACGTGACCTGTTTTTTGCCACCCCAGCACGATTAAAATTCATGCGATCAGACCGGGCGGAATCCCAGGCAATTGGCGATGTGGTCAAACGTCTGGCCATGGCTGAACCGTCAGTGGGGTTCACGTTGCGTGATGTGTCGGGTGGTGGCGAAGGGCGCGTGACCTTTCGGGCTGATCCGCTGTCTGGCGATCTATTCGACGCCTTGCATGGACGACTGGCGCAGGTTCTGGGGCGTGAATTCGCTGAAAACGCACTGCGCATTGATGCGACCCGCGACGGAATTCGGTTGTATGGTTATGCCGCCTTGCCCACCTATTCGCGGGGGGCTTCGGTGGCGCAGTTCCTGTTCGTGAACACACGTCCGGTCAAGGACAAGACCCTGCAAGGCGCATTGCGCGCTGCCTATTTTGATTTCCTTAGCCGTGACCGCCATCCGGCGGCGGCACTATTCATTGATTGCGATCCAACCCTGGTCGATGTGAACGTGCACCCGGCCAAATCCGAAGTTCGTTTCCGAGATCCCGGGATTGCGCGCGGCCTGATCGTTTCGGCCCTACGTCATGCGCTTGCCGAAGCCGGGCACCGGGCCTCGACCACGGTTGCAGACGCGACGTTGGGTGCCATGCGACCCGAGCAGCCGAGCCAGACCCGCGTGTATCAGATGGACCGGCCTTCTCTGGGCGCGCGGGTTGCCAATTATGCGGCGCAGCGCCCGGCCAATCCCGAACCTTTTGGGTTTGAGGATCTCAAGCAGGACTACAGCGGTCGTGTTGTCGAAACCCCGCTGGAGCCAACTCAAAGCGAAGATCCCGCCAGTACCGAGGAACAGCACCCGCTGGGCGCCGCCCGGGGGCAAGTGCATGAAAACTATATCATCGCACAGACGGCTGATGGCATGGTTATCGTCGATCAGCACGCGGCCCATGAACGGCTGGTCTATGAAAAGCTGAAAAATCAAATGGCCGAAAACGGCGTCGCAGCCCAGGCTTTGTTGATTCCTGAAATCGTCGAACTGTCCGACAATGACTGTGCCCGGCTGGTCGACGTTGCCGACGAGTTGTCAAAATTCGGATTGACCATCGAACCTTTCGGCGGAAATGCCGTCGCGGTGCGTGAAACCCCTGCCATCTTGGGAGAGGTCAATGCCACTGCGATGATCAGGGACATTCTGGACGAACTGGACGATCAGGGCACCAGCCAATTGGTTCAGGCCAAGGTCGAAGCGATTCTGTCCCGTGTTGCCTGCCATGGCTCGATTCGCTCGGGCCGTCGCATGCGCGGCGAAGAAATGAACGCCCTGCTGCGCGAGATGGAAGCCACGCCCCATTCGGGCCAGTGCAACCATGGCCGCCCAACCTATGTAGAACTGAAGCTGGCCGATATTGAACGGTTGTTCGGACGCAGTTGA
- the rmuC gene encoding DNA recombination protein RmuC: MTEIAGLGFALNDPLAIAALAGVATSLLIVILLFLALRAANRSARMTEPLAQQMYHLGQHVQQLGQGQEQLRGGLQHVSETQANAQVQMIQTVEARLAAVQQNMSDRLADNALRGQRAMADMQERMKESLHGSSKQTTASLTQLQERLKMIDKAQDNITKLSGDVLSLQDILSNKQTRGAFGEIQLNDIVSKALPADSYSLQHTLSNGKRADCLIHLPNPPGPIVIDSKFPLEPYEALRKAETQVQLQEAARMMKTAIRAHIKAISEKYIIDGETAEGALMFLPSEAVYAELHANFPDIVREGFTAKVWIVSPTTCMATLNTMRAILKDARMREQAGAIRTELGLLHKDVERLGDRVGNLDRHFGQATKDLSEIKISAEKAGRRAQRLDNFDFEELAPKPSENVVPLSKTEG; this comes from the coding sequence ATGACTGAAATTGCGGGATTGGGATTTGCCCTGAATGATCCGCTGGCGATTGCAGCGCTGGCCGGCGTTGCAACATCTCTGTTGATTGTCATTCTGCTGTTCTTGGCACTGCGCGCGGCCAATCGGTCTGCCCGAATGACCGAACCGCTTGCACAGCAGATGTATCACCTTGGCCAGCATGTTCAGCAATTGGGCCAAGGACAGGAACAACTGCGCGGCGGGCTGCAGCATGTGTCGGAAACCCAGGCCAACGCTCAGGTACAGATGATCCAGACGGTCGAAGCGCGGCTCGCCGCCGTTCAGCAGAACATGAGCGATCGTCTTGCCGACAACGCCCTGCGTGGCCAGCGTGCAATGGCTGACATGCAAGAGCGGATGAAAGAAAGCCTGCACGGCTCCTCCAAGCAGACCACGGCGTCGCTGACCCAGTTGCAAGAGCGGCTAAAGATGATCGACAAGGCGCAAGATAACATTACCAAACTCTCTGGTGATGTCCTGAGCTTGCAGGACATTCTGTCCAACAAACAGACACGGGGCGCATTCGGAGAGATTCAGCTGAATGACATCGTGTCCAAGGCCCTGCCAGCCGACAGCTATTCGCTGCAACACACCCTGTCCAACGGAAAACGCGCCGATTGCCTGATCCATCTGCCAAACCCACCCGGCCCGATCGTGATCGACAGCAAATTTCCTCTGGAACCTTATGAAGCCCTGCGCAAGGCCGAGACCCAAGTCCAGCTTCAAGAGGCGGCGCGCATGATGAAAACCGCAATTCGTGCTCATATCAAAGCCATCTCAGAAAAATATATCATTGATGGGGAAACCGCCGAAGGCGCGCTGATGTTCCTGCCCTCCGAAGCGGTATATGCAGAGCTGCACGCCAATTTTCCCGATATCGTGCGTGAAGGTTTCACCGCCAAGGTCTGGATCGTCTCGCCTACAACCTGTATGGCCACATTGAATACCATGCGTGCCATACTGAAAGATGCCAGGATGCGGGAACAGGCCGGGGCAATTCGAACCGAGCTGGGCCTGTTGCACAAGGATGTAGAGCGGCTGGGAGACCGGGTTGGAAATCTGGACAGACACTTTGGCCAGGCGACCAAGGACCTCTCGGAAATCAAGATCAGCGCGGAAAAGGCAGGGCGTCGTGCCCAGAGACTGGACAATTTTGACTTTGAGGAATTGGCTCCGAAACCGTCCGAGAATGTTGTGCCGCTGAGCAAAACCGAAGGATGA
- a CDS encoding adenylate/guanylate cyclase domain-containing protein, with protein sequence MSDVNPDIALLRAAEIESERLVSLLRIGVGLALLVSFFLIVSPVDPLAKFLLKRQWFFAVLTMTAYLLLGVVFYLMARKGQLRHWMIWPAVAADSLFLLGNAWLGLMNTGLAGQLVFVLPPAWLVPLVFAFGVLRFDPYKQAFGVGVVVLGLAVLFLIPGEGREGLDVNRVTIFLSFAPNLMRLAMIALAGAVLVVAAQRMRRLLFRSLTEARQRANLTRYLPAQLASRLADDGLNVLRQGARQTMSIMFIDIRGFTSWSQNQDPGDVSRFISEYRSRVSEVVRAQGGIIDKFMGDAVMILFDGKDDAACALRCATGLAEEIARWSDTRADPIKVGIGIHRGDVFCGVVGGADRLEYSVFGDVVNSAARLEQLTKDVGFTVIASHDVLGAADADKVGWCALPAVELRGRTGCVQISGWSPTTQ encoded by the coding sequence ATGAGCGACGTGAATCCGGATATCGCCCTGTTGCGCGCCGCTGAAATCGAATCCGAACGGTTGGTATCCCTGTTGCGCATCGGGGTTGGATTGGCCTTGCTGGTTTCGTTCTTCCTGATTGTGTCACCGGTGGACCCGCTCGCAAAATTCCTTCTGAAACGTCAGTGGTTCTTTGCCGTTCTGACCATGACGGCCTATTTGCTGCTGGGGGTCGTGTTCTACCTGATGGCCCGTAAGGGACAGTTGCGCCACTGGATGATCTGGCCTGCGGTCGCTGCGGATAGCCTCTTTCTGCTTGGGAATGCGTGGCTGGGGTTGATGAATACCGGGCTTGCCGGGCAACTTGTATTTGTTCTGCCCCCGGCGTGGCTTGTCCCTTTGGTCTTTGCTTTTGGTGTGTTGCGGTTCGATCCGTACAAGCAGGCGTTTGGGGTGGGTGTGGTGGTGCTCGGACTCGCGGTCCTGTTTCTGATACCGGGAGAGGGCAGGGAGGGGCTGGACGTAAACAGGGTCACCATTTTTCTGTCCTTCGCGCCGAATCTGATGCGGTTGGCTATGATTGCTCTGGCTGGTGCGGTTTTGGTGGTGGCCGCGCAACGGATGCGGCGTCTGTTGTTCCGCTCGCTGACGGAGGCCCGACAAAGGGCAAATCTGACTCGATACCTGCCTGCGCAACTGGCAAGCCGTTTGGCGGATGATGGGTTGAACGTGCTGCGACAGGGGGCGCGGCAGACAATGTCCATCATGTTCATCGACATTCGCGGTTTCACCAGTTGGTCGCAGAACCAGGATCCGGGTGATGTCAGCCGATTTATTTCGGAATATCGCAGTCGTGTGTCTGAGGTCGTGCGTGCGCAGGGCGGTATCATCGACAAATTCATGGGGGATGCCGTGATGATCCTGTTTGACGGTAAAGATGACGCTGCCTGTGCATTGCGGTGTGCCACAGGTTTGGCCGAGGAAATCGCCCGGTGGTCTGATACACGGGCGGATCCTATCAAGGTCGGGATCGGGATTCACCGCGGAGACGTGTTTTGCGGTGTCGTCGGTGGAGCGGATCGGCTGGAGTATTCGGTGTTTGGGGACGTGGTGAACAGCGCTGCGCGTCTGGAGCAATTGACCAAAGACGTTGGGTTCACGGTCATTGCATCGCATGATGTTCTGGGCGCGGCAGATGCCGATAAGGTGGGGTGGTGCGCCTTGCCGGCTGTTGAATTGCGTGGCCGCACCGGCTGCGTTCAGATCAGTGGCTGGTCGCCGACAACCCAATAG
- a CDS encoding DUF3775 domain-containing protein: MEISARKVAQVALMARELDRAEGELRAFIDRLNEDEQAELVAVMWVGRESFFAEDLAEAIATAKSEASTPCADYLLGTPHLSDHLENGLEALGISVEDVENDLM, encoded by the coding sequence ATGGAAATCTCTGCCCGGAAAGTGGCTCAGGTTGCGTTGATGGCGCGGGAACTGGACCGGGCCGAAGGTGAATTGCGCGCCTTTATCGACCGGTTGAACGAAGACGAACAGGCCGAGCTGGTTGCGGTGATGTGGGTTGGACGCGAGAGCTTTTTCGCCGAAGATCTGGCCGAAGCCATTGCCACTGCAAAATCCGAGGCTTCGACCCCCTGTGCCGATTACCTGTTGGGAACACCGCATTTGTCGGATCACCTGGAAAACGGGCTGGAGGCGTTGGGTATTTCGGTCGAAGATGTGGAAAACGACCTGATGTAG